In Xenopus tropicalis strain Nigerian chromosome 5, UCB_Xtro_10.0, whole genome shotgun sequence, one genomic interval encodes:
- the tfrc gene encoding transferrin receptor protein 1: MDRARSAVTNFIGRYPLSYTRFSLTPQTDGDTSQVEMKLADDDEECGDQTLGEPVVKQRSENNCKRICIKILLGAFLILLGFLIGYLSHRGRDSSVQSNNAKTVECSTAQATLSNDDEDETNLAAEMPSVLHWSDLAPILNFKIDNLFLEDTIKKISKISREAGTSEEESVALMVHEEFGQMSLDKVWNDEHYVKLQELGNSPNKVTILSNSNREETLQPSAYVAYSPAASVNGKLVYCHYGRKEDFQAIQEKNIDLSENLVLVRSGLISFAEKVKNAELRGARGVLIYPEASDFTFPGSQTGSIDSPFGHAHYGTGDPYTPGFPSFNHTQFPPSKSSGLPSIPVQTISSEDGKKLLEKLEGADCPKTWQVPFKLGPQMKDTQNIKLEVTNVLVEKKIYNVFGIIQGFEQSDHYVVVGAQRDSWGPGVAKTAVGTSILLELAKLLSDMVKTDGFRPRRSIVFASWGAGDFGSVGATEWLEGYLNNLHLKAFSYINLDSAIQGAGTFQVSASPLMNRVILQTLKEVSDPVSTDFTLYTQLGSQAWTKKIVPFSIEDSAYPFLAYSGIPSVSFSFQKENKPYAYLGTKMDTLENFKQLVDLDRMCRTAANFAAQIIMRLTHEQKLPLDYSSYSDVFLNVSIDLQRQIKEIKELDLTVTWVNSARGDFSRAAASLTKEFAHSDLENALILRSLNDRIMKVEHGMLSPYVSPKDTPFRHIIYGAGNHTVAALMDHLSLRKTNKAAFDVDLFKNQLALLTWTLQGAANSLAGNIWDIDNNF, from the exons ATTGGCAGATACCCTCTTTCCTACACACGCTTCAGCCTAACGCCTCAGACTGATGGAGATACTAGTCAAGTAGAAATGAAGCTTGCTGATGATGATGAGGAGTGTGGGGACCAAACCTTGGGAGAGCCTGTTGTGAAGCAAAGATCAGAAAATAACTGTAAAAGGATCTGCATAAAAATTCTTCTGGGGGCTTTCTTAATCTTGCTTG GATTTCTTATTGGATATTTAAGTCACAGAGGGCGTGATTCCTCTGTGCAGTCAAACAATGCCAAAACTGTGGAGTGCTCTACTGCACAAGCAACACTTTCTAATGATGATGAGGATGAAACCAATTTGGCAGCAGAAATGCCCAGTGTGCTTCATTGGAGTGATCTGGCACCCATCTTAAACTTCAAGATAGATAATCTATTTCTGGAGGATACAATTAA GAAAATATCTAAGATTTCTCGTGAAGCTGGCACCAGTGAGGAAGAGAGCGTGGCCTTAATGGTGCATGAGGAGTTTGGGCAGATGTCCTTGGATAAAGTGTGGAACGATGAGCATTATGTTAAGCTACAGGAGCTTGGAAA ctCACCAAATAAAGTAACAATTTTGAGCAACAGTAACCGAGAAGAGACTTTGCAGCCTTCTGCGTATGTGGCCTACAGCCCAGCAGCAAGTGTAAAT GGAAAACTAGTGTATTGCCATTACGGCCGAAAGGAAGACTTCCAAGCCATACAAGAAAAGAATATTGATCTTTCGGAAAACCTGGTCCTTGTACGTTCTGGATTAATCAGCTTTGCTGAAAAG GTTAAAAATGCAGAACTCCGTGGGGCAAGAGGAGTATTAATCTATCCTGAGGCATCTGACTTTACATTCCCAGGCAGCCAAACTGGATCTATAGATTCTCCTTTTGGACAT GCTCATTATGGAACTGGGGATCCATACACACCTGGTTTTCCGTCTTTCAATCACACGCAGTTTCCTCCATCCAAATCATCAGGACTCCCAAGCATTCCTGTTCAAACTATTTCTAGTGAAGATGGCAAGAAACTACTAGA GAAGCTTGAAGGGGCTGACTGCCCAAAAACTTGGCAAGTTCCTTTTAAACTTGGGCCCCAGATGAAAGACACACAAAACATTAAGCTTGAAGTGACAAATGTTCTGGTTGAAAAGAAGATCTATAATGTGTTTGGCATTATTCAAGGCTTTGAGCAGTCAG ATCACTATGTAGTGGTGGGTGCCCAAAGAGATTCATGGGGCCCAGGAGTTGCCAAAACAGCTGTGGGGACTTCCATACTCTTGGAATTGGCAAAGCTGCTCTCCGATATGGTAAAAACAG ATGGGTTTAGACCAAGGAGAAGTATTGTATTTGCTAGTTGGGGTGCGGGTGACTTTGGATCTGTTGGTGCCACAGAATGGCTGGAG gGGTACTTAAATAATCTCCATCTCAAGGCCTTTTCATATATCAATCTTGATTCAGCTATTCAAG GTGCTGGAACCTTTCAAGTGTCTGCCAGCCCGCTAATGAATAGGGTAATACTACAAACACTGAAAGAG GTATCTGATCCTGTTTCGACAGACTTTACATTGTATACACAACTTGGATCTCAAGCttggacaaaaaaaat tgTACCCTTTTCCATTGAAGATTCTGCTTACCCATTCCTTGCCTACTCTGGGATCCCTTCAGTTTCCTTCAGTTTTCAAAAG GAGAATAAACCGTATGCTTATCTGGGCACTAAAATGGATACTCTAGAGAACTTCAAGCAGTTGGTTGACTTGGATCGTATGTGCCGGACTGCTGCAAACTTTGCTGCGCAAATAATAATGCGTTTAACTCATGAACAAAAGCTGCCTCTGGATTACAGCAGTTACAGTGATGTGTTCCTAAATGTTTCCATTGATCTCCAGCGGCAAATTAAAGAGATAAAG GAATTGGACCTTACTGTGACATGGGTCAACTCTGCAAGGGGTGACTTCTCAAGGGCTGCTGCTTCTCTCACCAAAGAATTTGCTCATTCTGATCTTGAAAATGCACTTATTCTACGCTCCCTAAATGATCGCATTATGAAG GTTGAACATGGCATGCTGTCTCCTTATGTTTCGCCAAAGGATACACCGTTCCGTCATATAATCTATGGTGCTGGAAATCACACAGTAGCAGCTTTGATGGACCATCTCAGTCTGCGAAAAACCAACAAGGCAGCTTTTGATGTTGATCTCTTTAAAAACCAGTTAGCACTGCTTACCTGGACATTACAGGGAGCAGCTAATTCTCTAGCAGGCAACATCTGGGATATAGACAATAACTTTTAG